From a region of the Stenotrophomonas sp. BIO128-Bstrain genome:
- a CDS encoding helix-turn-helix domain-containing protein yields MDGSFPLQRDPDLASPVTDANKWRQEIAEAKQGLRAKISTKAAAHYVGVHHTTLREWVREGQGPQPMQNPAKAGTMARNQHLGFSLDALDAFLASRSGEPITRGKRTDADDVVRKAERIEALIALKEAEDRLAKARARARRLGVVAYASLADVLEIQPWVTLGGRIAGHAWAVDDTTFNAADEDQWEGTLEEALAQPWASTEARQAYQDAFVAVLTSTQHLIEAARSRQLANDLEERWDSANHEPKPVRPFEKTRGRL; encoded by the coding sequence ATGGATGGCTCTTTCCCCTTACAACGTGATCCCGATCTCGCCTCGCCGGTCACCGACGCCAATAAATGGCGCCAGGAGATTGCCGAGGCCAAACAAGGGTTGCGAGCCAAGATCAGCACCAAAGCGGCTGCGCACTACGTCGGCGTGCACCACACAACCTTGAGGGAGTGGGTGCGCGAAGGCCAAGGGCCCCAGCCCATGCAGAACCCGGCAAAGGCCGGCACGATGGCTCGAAACCAGCACCTGGGTTTCAGCTTGGACGCGCTGGACGCGTTCTTGGCCAGCCGCAGCGGTGAACCCATCACGCGCGGCAAACGCACCGACGCGGACGACGTGGTCCGCAAAGCCGAACGCATCGAAGCCTTGATCGCGCTGAAAGAGGCTGAGGACCGGTTGGCCAAGGCCCGGGCCCGGGCGCGGCGGTTGGGCGTGGTGGCTTACGCCTCGCTGGCCGACGTGCTGGAGATCCAGCCTTGGGTCACCCTGGGTGGGCGCATCGCAGGCCACGCATGGGCGGTGGACGACACCACGTTCAACGCCGCCGATGAGGACCAGTGGGAAGGAACCTTGGAAGAAGCGTTGGCCCAGCCTTGGGCAAGCACGGAGGCACGTCAGGCTTACCAGGATGCGTTTGTGGCCGTGCTCACCAGCACACAGCACCTGATCGAGGCCGCACGGTCGCGGCAGCTTGCCAATGATCTGGAAGAGCGGTGGGACAGCGCGAACCACGAGCCAAAGCCCGTGCGGCCGTTCGAAAAAACAAGGGGGCGGCTTTGA